The following is a genomic window from Candidatus Parvarchaeota archaeon.
ATCCAAAAGCGCCTGTGCCTCAGCGTATTTTTTCTCAAATTCGGTCTGGTTTGCAAGGTTTTGCGGAGTCACAACGGCCCTGCCTGTGTTCTTTTCGAATTTTAATGCAACTCTGGAGTAATACTGCGGCACATCCTTGTAGTTGTAAGTCAGGTTAAGCAAAAGCGGCACGCCATCCTGTGCCCCTATGCACACTTTTGTCCGATAGCCGCTAAAAACGCTTACTGTTGGGTTGTCTGCCGCAAATCCTATGTATGCCAAATCATTGATGCTCAAAATCTTGTAGTTGGTCGTGTATTCCACTGCGCTGCAGTCAGCTCCAGCCTGCCTGGAGGGGACGATTGCCCCTGTGAAATTAATCGCGCCCTTGCCTATTAGGAACTTATTGAGGTTGTAATCATCTGAGGCCTGCTTTTCGCTGAAAAAAATCCTGTCTGCAGCCTTTGCCGCGTCAATTGCCCTTGAGCCTTCAGCCACCTGTGCGCAGGTCTGCTCGCCGTCCTTAATCCTCACGCAGCCAATCATCCTGCCATAGCCAAAATAAAAATTTTTCTCATCAAGCGCACTTTTGATTGTCGCCTGCCTTTCGCTGCCCTTTACCCTCAGGGTCACTTCACTTACCTTTCCCTGCGCGTCTTCCACGTACTCAAGGGTGTAGTCATCAAGCGCAGCGGCTTTTTCGAATGACCCCAAAACCAGTTTTGCCTGGGCCGTGTCCAAGGCTGCAGTCTGGTTAGCCTTCTGTTCCGGGCCGCTTTGTGTGCAGCCAAACATTAAAAAGCTGGCAAAAACTGCCGCTAGAATAATGATTCCCATGTTTCCGTTCTTTTTCATAACCTCACCCTTTCCCAACACTGGGTCTAAAACGCCCCTATCCCCTTCCGCTCACTATTTTTATGACGTCTCCTGCTTCCAACACATGCTCCTTGCCTATTTTCATATGCGTCCTTGCATTAATTGCACAAATGAAATGCTTTGCAAGGTCGGTATGTATCAGCCCTGCAAGCTCACTGGCACTTGTCCCTTTTTTTACAAGTATCGCATCAGGAAGAACAGCGCCAAAATTGTTGCAGTATTTGTGCTCGTCCTCAACAGGAAAGACTGGTATGAGGCCAAGCAGCTCGAAAACCGCCTTGTCTATTGCCTGCTGCACGCCGGTTCCTCCCTGCCTTTCCATAACCGCGGCTATCTGCCCAAGGCCCTTTTTCTGCCTTTCGTCACAGTTTTTTATCAGAAAGGTTTTCTGGCCAGGGCTGTATTCAACCGCGCCTGTCTTGCCTGCCTTTCTTAATGCAAGTTCGGCTATTGCGCTGCACGCAACCACCCTTTCGCCAAACTCATTTTTTAACCTGCCTATATTGTCAGGCGCTCCAGGCGCGTCAGCCTTATTTGCTGCTATAAGTATTTTTTTGGCCCTCTTTCTAAGCGCGCTTGCAAAATCCAATGCCTGCTTTTCATTCCATTCTATTGCCGCAAGCGTCAATCCTGCGCTTGCTGCAGCCGCCTCAATGTCGCTTCGCTGCACCTTAAGGCCGCTAAGGGCTTCCTGCAGTTCCTCGACACCCCTGCCCTTGATTTTCGCCCAATTACGCATCATTATGCCTGCAATCCAGTAGGATATCTCCTGCTCCAAAAATTCAATTTCCCTTGCCGGGTCGCAGCCGCTTGCCCTGTTGCCTTCCAAATCGGTGTTGCCTGTTGCATCCACAACCTGTATCAGCGCATCTGCGCCCCTCAAATCATCCAGGAACTTGTTCCCCATTCCCTTTCCCTCATGCGCTCCAGGCACAAGGCCCGCCACGTCAATAATGTTGACTGGGACCATCCGCGTGCCGTTTATGCATTTTCCCGTCCTTGGGCTGCACATAACGCCAAGATTTGTATGCGGGCAGGCAACCCGTGCATAGGTCACTCCCTTATTTGGATCTATTGTTGTAAATGGATAGTCAGCTATCTGCACATCTGATTCGGTGCACGCTGCAAAAAAAGTGCTTTTTCCCTTGTTTGGGGCCCCAACAACGCCGATGAGCATCCAACCATCTGTTTCCCGATTATTTTGTTCGCTTTCCTTGCCGGCCCCCGCGTGCCTTCATTACGCCTGCCCTGCCTTCTTTTTTACGATGCAAATCTCATCAATGGTCACAAACCTGTCATGTGGCTGCATGTACTGCTGCATTTCATTGTCAGGCCTAAACTGTCTTTTTTGCCTGTGCATGCCACCCTGCTGGCTGCCAGGTTCCGCATTCAAGCGCCCGTGCCTACTCTTCTTGCCTGCCGCAGCCTGCCCGTCCCCCTTTCTCTTAATCTCAAAAAGCCTGTCATAAAGGGTGCCAAGCTTTGGCCTTATTTCGGCCAGCTGCTTTTCCACCTGCGCCTGCTGTTCAAGTGCAAACCTCAAGTCGTCTTGGACGTATTTTTTTTTCCGAGCTACCCTCTCCTCGCTTTCAGCAACCCTGAGCTTCCCCTCAACTTCCCTGGACGCCTTTATCATTTCCTTTTCCATCTTGGGCGTATATGCTGCTGTTGCTATCCCAAACTCGATTTTTTCAAGCTGTGCCCTAAGCCTGCCTGCGCTTGGCTGCGTGCGCTCCACGCCCACCTGTTCCAGCTGCGTCGCCTGCCTCTGCTTGAACCTTACCGTGCCGTTGAGCTGCCGTATCCTTTCAATCAGCTTGTTTTTTTGGGCTTCAAGCCCGCCTATTGCCTCCTCTAGCTCCTTTTTCTCCATTACTTCACCATTGACCCAATATGTAAAACACAAACAACTCTTTCCTTTCTGGTCCAAATCAATACCAGGCCAAAAACAAGCCGCAGTTTAACCAAATAGTTAGGCAATCTCTCCGTTCCAGTATTTCTTCACTCAGTTTATTAAATCTTACAAGTGCCGCCCCCGGCACTTGAAGTGCAAGATTTGCTGTATCGTGTGGCACTTTCAAAGCACCTTGGGGCCGCGCAAAGCCGCAGCTACCCAAAAAACCTTCAAACAGAAGAAGGCCAGCGCATCGACGCGCTGGCAAGGCGACCAGTTTTTCTGCCTTGCGGCAGAAATAAAAGACGGCTTTCTTTTAATTTTAGGCCATTATGTAGTATTTAATGGTTTGTCTGACACGTTTTACCAATGCAAACAACCATCAGATTCCACCCCTCCGCTTATCCAATAAAACCAGCCCAGCAATCGGGCTCCAAAGTGGCCGCACAAAACCAATAATGTTTAAATTTCCAACATCCTCAGTCTTGCATGCTGAAAAAAATCCTCACGTGGCTTCTCTACTCAACCTATTTTTTTCTTTTATCCACGGCCATAACCTCATTCGTTTTTATCTCGGTTGCCCAGTCAACGATTTTTGACCCTGTCTTTTATCGCGACTTTCTCGTGAAATATGATGTTTACGATACGTTTCGCATCAAATTCATTAAGTCAATGTCGCTCAACTTCGAGCAGGAACCCTCAAGGCTCTTTAAGTTTGAGTCGGCGGCAGGCGCTATAATCACCCCTGTGTATTTTCAAACCCAGGCAGATGCGCTTCTCTTCGAGTCATTCGGTTTTGTGCGCGGCGAAAGGGATTCGTTCGAGCCGCGGCTGGACCTGACCCCAATCAAGTCCAACGCAATCGACCTGGGTGTTGACTACTTCTCGGACACAATAGCGCCCAATCCGCAAGACCCCTCGCGGGCTGCCATACTGGAGGCAAAGAAGAAGGAACTTGAGGGCGCAATCCCTGATTCAGTTGACAAAAAACTTCTTTTTGAAAAATATCCACAAACAAAGGCCATTATTGGAGGCATTGAAGGCACACTTGCCTCGGTCCGGGACGTTTACTTGCTTCTGGGCAATCTGGCCCTAGCTTCCCTTGCGGCAACAATCATCTTAACCGCTCTTCTGCTTGCAGTGCTAAGGGACCTGCATGAATTTTTCCAAAAGCTTTCGGCTCCGATTACTCTTGCTGGCGGCTCCCTTATCTTCACTGCCCTTACATCTCCGCCTGCGGTTGCCAGGGTTCTAGACTCCCAGCTTTCAGGCCAGTCTATTGATCCGACAGTCCTTGGGCTTTTGACAAGCCTTGCCCAGGAACTTGTGGGGTCCATGGCGGGAAAAATATTTCTTTGGGGCATTGCATTTGTATTGCTTGGCGCCCTGTTTTTTGTTCTGTCGCACTTCGTATTTGTAAAAAAACCCCAACAACAAGACACGCCTGCACCACTGCCCCAAAAACAAGGCCAAAGCGCAACACAACCCCAGGAATCAATGCAACAACCTCAACAAACCACTCAGCTTCAACCGCAAAAACCGCAATCCCGGCCATTTCAACAAAGTCCGCCAAGCAAGTCAAACAGTTCAAAAACCCCCCAAGGAAACACAAACCCCCAAAACAACCAAAAATCAAGCACCCAGCCAAAACAATCAAAACCCCCGTAGCCCCCGCCAGTCCAAGACAGGCGGCAAAACAATGTCAACTTCAACACGGCAAATCCCAAATCAACTCAAACCAGCCAGACAAATCAGCCCAGAAAATCCGCATACCCAAAAGTCCTCTTCTCCCGCGACACGCAAGAAGAAAATGAGGGGTAAACCCCAAACATTTCCCGCCGCATGGGGTTCTTGAATCAAGCGGCATTACAGGCATAGTTTTGTC
Proteins encoded in this region:
- a CDS encoding DUF933 domain-containing protein; amino-acid sequence: MLIGVVGAPNKGKSTFFAACTESDVQIADYPFTTIDPNKGVTYARVACPHTNLGVMCSPRTGKCINGTRMVPVNIIDVAGLVPGAHEGKGMGNKFLDDLRGADALIQVVDATGNTDLEGNRASGCDPAREIEFLEQEISYWIAGIMMRNWAKIKGRGVEELQEALSGLKVQRSDIEAAAASAGLTLAAIEWNEKQALDFASALRKRAKKILIAANKADAPGAPDNIGRLKNEFGERVVACSAIAELALRKAGKTGAVEYSPGQKTFLIKNCDERQKKGLGQIAAVMERQGGTGVQQAIDKAVFELLGLIPVFPVEDEHKYCNNFGAVLPDAILVKKGTSASELAGLIHTDLAKHFICAINARTHMKIGKEHVLEAGDVIKIVSGRG